One segment of Rhipicephalus sanguineus isolate Rsan-2018 chromosome 6, BIME_Rsan_1.4, whole genome shotgun sequence DNA contains the following:
- the LOC119397244 gene encoding uncharacterized protein LOC119397244, whose amino-acid sequence MGNCRLLGFSADGSCPRLLIAPSTASLERLRKNRGVVRASVTRTITLLTDELQATAPDAAQVDSHVAYLTQKNVELGNLNKQILDATDDDAYDEEFEAAEDYDRKVSYAVSRARFFLREHANTATARRTSRPEATLPNPDVAGAGSSAHAEVTDAAPRVTEGTPGPATAPRHRTVVLPKLQIPTFSGALHDWQTFWDHFSATIHRNEDLLPIEKFKYLLSYLSGAAKRAIEGIRLTEDNYAIAIRTLTERFGRRGLLINEHIDHLLALPPVKSSADVDTLRLL is encoded by the exons ATGGGCAActgccgtctgctaggcttttccgcagACGGCAGCTGTCCAAGACTGCTCATTGCGC CTTCCACGGCATCGTTGGAACGGCTCCGCAAGAACCGGGGCGTCGTCAGGGCCAGCGTCACACGAACAATTACGCTCCTGACCGACGAACTTCAGGCCACGGCTCCCGATGCCGCTCAAGTTGATTCACACGTTGCATACCTTACTCAGAAGAACGTCGAGCTCGGCAACCTCAACAAGCAAATCCTCGACGCCACGGACGATGACGCTTATGACGAAGAGTTCGAGGCCGCGGAAGACTACGACCGGAAGGTGTCCTATGCCGTGTCTCGAGCGCGCTTCTTtctgcgcgaacacgccaacacAGCGACGGCAAGGAGGACTTCAAGGCCCGAGGCTACGTTACCGAACCCCGACGTCGCTGGGGCCGGCAGCTCAGCGCATGCTGAGGTCACTGACGCTGCACCTCGTGTAACAGAGGGGACACCCGGCCCAGCAACCGCGCCGCGTCATCGCACAGTGGTCCTGCCGAAACTTCAGATACCTACCTTTTCCGGCGCACTGCACGACTGGCAGACCTTCTGGGACCACTTCAGTGCCACGATCCATCGTAATGAAGACCTTCTGCCGATTGAGAAATTTAAGTACCTCCTCTCGTATTTGAGTGGTGCCGCGAAGAGAGCCATCGAAGGCATTAGACTCACGGAGGACAATTATGCGATCGCAATCAGGACCTTGACGGAGCGATTTGGTCGACGCGGCTTGctcatcaacgagcacatcgaccaccTGCTCGCCTTACCACCAGTCAAGTCTTCGGCAGATGTCGACACACTTCGCCTACTCTAG